A genomic stretch from Primulina huaijiensis isolate GDHJ02 chromosome 14, ASM1229523v2, whole genome shotgun sequence includes:
- the LOC140958098 gene encoding uncharacterized protein yields the protein MPFPLKIQPIDLNAPRGKQGPANFEPLKPVVKSRFKRLFERQFSGVLKISAQDKTPGADEPPNYCNKDASEELELSSVCLAKMIQNFIEENNEKPKCGRNLCSCFNGNCSDGCDDEHDSFKPSSSVDACETLKSLVPSLCVSERNLLADTARIIEKNKIGKRKDGSCRKILEDSLTVLGYDASICKSKWAKTPSFPAGEYEYVDVIVESERFLIDIDFRSEFEIARSTKAYKLVLQVLPNIFVGKADRLEKIIDTVSESAKQSLNKKGMPFPPWRKADYVKSKWLSPYTRHNSKNDADKKEGLVEQKSSSCDKIEFMLGENCPAADEKINGGGGDENKIATPMVLPWEPPEIKPKILHKGGKIVAGLASIIQDKS from the exons ATGCCTTTCCCCTTGAAAATTCAGCCGATCGATTTGAACGCGCCTCGGGGGAAACAGGGTCCGGCAAATTTCGAGCCGTTGAAGCCAGTGGTGAAGTCCCGGTTCAAACGTCTTTTCGAGAGGCAATTCTCGGGTGTCCTCAAAATATCTGCGCAAGATAAGACGCCCGGCGCTGATGAGCCGCCGAATTATTGCAACAAGGATGCGTCGGAGGAGCTTGAGCTAAGCTCAGTCTGCCTGGCGAAAATGATTCAGAATTTCATCGAAGAGAACAACGAGAAGCCCAAGTGCGGTAGAAACTTGTGCAGTTGTTTCAATGGAAACTGTTCGGACGGCTGTGATGATGAGCATGATTCGTTCAAGCCTTCTTCCTCCGTGGATGCGTGCGAAACCCTTAAG AGTCTGGTACCCTCTTTATGCGTTTCTGAGAGAAATCTGTTGGCTGACACTGCCAGAATAATCGAGAAAAACAAGATCGGTAAGCGCAAAGATGGATCTTGCAGAAAAATCTTGGAAGATAGCCTGACAGTTCTTGGATACGATGCTTCGATCTGCAAATCGAAATGGGCAAAAACACCCTCTTTCCCCGCAG GGGAATACGAATACGTAGATGTGATAGTCGAGTCGGAGAGATTTTTGATCGACATTGATTTCAGATCAGAATTCGAAATTGCAAGATCCACCAAGGCATACAAACTGGTCCTTCAAGTACTGCCCAACATATTTGTAGGAAAGGCCGATCGTCTCGAGAAGATCATCGACACCGTATCTGAATCAGCTAAACAGAGCTTGAACAAGAAGGGGATGCCTTTTCCTCCATGGCGCAAAGCAGATTATGTAAAATCCAAATGGCTTTCTCCTTACACTCGCCATAACTCGAAGAACGATGCTGACAAGAAAGAGGGATTGGTTGAGCAAAAATCAAGTTCATGTGATAAAATTGAGTTCATGTTAGGAGAGAACTGCCCCGCCGCCGACGAGAAAATCAACGGTGGTGGTGGTGACGAAAACAAGATCGCAACTCCAATGGTGCTGCCGTGGGAGCCGCCGGAGATTAAGCCTAAGATTTTGCACAAAGGAGGTAAGATTGTTGCTGGTCTAGCTTCAATAATTCaagataaatcataa